The following proteins are co-located in the Flavobacterium sp. CECT 9288 genome:
- a CDS encoding LysR family transcriptional regulator produces MVNLEWYRTFKSVYKNGNFSAAAKELFISQPAVSQQISMLEAHVGYKLFNRKSKGVEPTEYAKLLNNLIIEALDRLENVENGFRAKAFNANRLISIGISKHLMSSLGSALVSKFEYIDFSFHDNDTLFELVNEKKLDFAVVTQQYDTFDTIQKKVGEIKQVIIGSSEIDVTPLKASIKLKDFAAIEHWLNDQKWYSHNAQIPHIKLFWLHVFNKKRPSMVPNYIIPSEYEMIEIISRNTGIGVVWDINAKKLLAENKIQMLWNSKQMPSTAVYVLSGKNDNLSTIFENIQVELKKVF; encoded by the coding sequence ATGGTCAATCTAGAATGGTACCGAACCTTTAAATCAGTGTACAAAAACGGAAATTTTTCTGCGGCTGCCAAAGAGTTGTTTATCAGTCAGCCCGCTGTGAGTCAGCAAATATCCATGCTAGAAGCGCACGTGGGGTACAAGCTTTTCAATAGAAAGTCAAAAGGTGTAGAACCTACAGAATACGCTAAGTTACTCAATAATTTAATCATTGAAGCATTAGACCGATTGGAAAATGTAGAAAATGGTTTTCGAGCCAAAGCATTCAACGCCAATCGGTTAATTTCAATAGGAATTTCTAAACATTTAATGTCTAGCTTGGGTAGTGCTCTGGTGTCAAAGTTTGAGTATATTGACTTTAGTTTTCATGACAATGACACGTTGTTTGAATTGGTGAACGAAAAAAAACTTGATTTTGCGGTAGTTACTCAACAATATGACACTTTTGATACCATTCAGAAAAAAGTAGGTGAGATCAAACAGGTTATTATAGGATCATCAGAAATTGATGTTACGCCATTAAAAGCTAGTATAAAACTAAAAGATTTTGCGGCTATTGAACATTGGCTAAACGATCAAAAATGGTACAGTCACAATGCTCAAATTCCGCATATCAAATTATTTTGGTTGCATGTCTTTAATAAAAAAAGACCGTCGATGGTTCCTAACTATATCATTCCGTCTGAATATGAAATGATTGAAATCATTTCGAGAAATACAGGAATAGGAGTAGTTTGGGATATTAATGCAAAAAAGTTACTAGCCGAAAACAAAATTCAAATGTTGTGGAATAGTAAACAAATGCCTAGCACAGCTGTTTATGTCTTGTCAGGTAAAAATGATAATTTGAGTACTATTTTTGAGAATATTCAAGTAGAGTTGAAAAAGGTTTTTTGA
- the nadD gene encoding nicotinate (nicotinamide) nucleotide adenylyltransferase yields the protein MKIGLYFGTFNPIHVGHLIIANHMAEHSDLDQVWMVVTPHNPLKKKSTLLDDYHRLQMVFLATEDFPKIKPSDIEFKLPQPNYTVNTLVHLEEKYPNYEFSLIMGEDNLKSLHKWKNYEVILERHDIYVYPRISSEEENLEFKNHPKIHLIDAPVVEISATFIRDNIKKGKNIQPLLPAKVWEYIDHNNFYKK from the coding sequence ATGAAAATCGGACTTTATTTCGGAACGTTTAATCCCATTCATGTTGGGCATCTTATCATTGCCAATCACATGGCAGAGCACTCTGATTTAGATCAGGTTTGGATGGTGGTTACGCCACATAATCCTTTGAAGAAAAAAAGCACACTACTTGATGATTATCACCGTTTGCAAATGGTGTTTCTAGCTACTGAGGATTTTCCAAAAATCAAACCATCGGATATTGAATTTAAGCTACCGCAACCTAATTATACGGTAAATACTCTTGTGCACTTAGAGGAAAAATATCCTAACTACGAATTCTCTTTAATCATGGGAGAAGACAATTTGAAGTCGCTACACAAATGGAAAAACTACGAAGTAATCCTTGAGCGTCATGATATTTATGTGTACCCACGAATCTCATCCGAAGAGGAAAACTTGGAGTTTAAAAACCATCCAAAAATACATTTGATTGATGCTCCGGTTGTAGAGATTTCAGCAACTTTCATACGTGACAACATTAAAAAAGGCAAAAACATTCAACCGCTGTTGCCCGCAAAAGTTTGGGAGTACATTGATCATAATAATTTTTATAAGAAATAA
- a CDS encoding type 1 glutamine amidotransferase domain-containing protein, which produces MKKIALFALLVLTMGCLSATAQKTKKTKMKKVLFVLTSHSELGNTGEKTGFWIEEFAAPYYELADKGVIIDIASPLGGQPPIDPKSSDPSSATEDTKRFDKDTELQAKLGKTHKLADVKQADYDAVFYPGGHGPLWDLATDANSSALIESFYTNNKPVAFVCHSPAVLKNVKVNGEFLVKGKNVTGFSNTEEEAVGLTNVVPFLLEDALKANGATYSKIGDWQPYAVEDGLLITGQNPASSKLVAEKLLAQLNSKK; this is translated from the coding sequence ATGAAAAAAATCGCATTATTTGCATTACTAGTATTAACAATGGGTTGTTTATCAGCAACAGCACAAAAAACAAAAAAAACTAAGATGAAAAAAGTATTATTCGTTCTAACTAGTCATTCTGAACTAGGGAACACAGGAGAAAAAACAGGATTTTGGATTGAAGAATTCGCTGCGCCTTATTATGAGTTAGCAGATAAAGGAGTGATCATTGATATTGCATCACCACTAGGAGGACAGCCACCAATTGACCCAAAAAGTTCAGATCCATCTTCGGCAACTGAAGACACTAAAAGATTTGATAAAGATACTGAACTACAAGCTAAACTAGGTAAAACACACAAATTAGCTGATGTTAAACAAGCTGACTATGATGCTGTTTTTTATCCAGGAGGTCATGGTCCATTATGGGATTTAGCAACTGATGCGAACTCTAGTGCATTGATTGAATCTTTTTATACCAATAACAAACCTGTTGCTTTTGTATGTCACTCACCAGCAGTGTTGAAAAACGTAAAAGTAAACGGAGAATTCTTAGTTAAAGGTAAAAATGTAACCGGATTTTCTAATACCGAGGAAGAAGCAGTGGGATTGACAAATGTTGTTCCATTTTTATTAGAAGATGCCTTGAAAGCTAACGGTGCTACTTATTCAAAAATAGGAGATTGGCAGCCTTACGCTGTAGAAGATGGTTTGCTAATCACAGGTCAAAATCCAGCTTCGTCAAAATTAGTAGCCGAAAAATTACTGGCTCAATTAAATTCAAAAAAATAA
- the gmk gene encoding guanylate kinase, producing the protein MKKGKLIVFSAPSGSGKTTIVRHLLKQEDLNLEFSISAATREARGEEVSGKDYYFMSLKDFKTHIKNEDFVEWEEVYRDNFYGTLKSEVERIWALGKNVIFDIDVAGGLRIKHKFPEETLAVFVKPPSVDELKRRLKERSTESDDKINMRIAKASVELATAPQFDVIIKNYDLPVALEEAYQLVKDFVKD; encoded by the coding sequence ATGAAAAAAGGAAAATTAATCGTATTCTCGGCACCGTCAGGATCAGGAAAAACTACTATAGTTAGGCATTTATTAAAGCAAGAAGACTTGAATTTAGAGTTTTCGATATCAGCTGCTACACGAGAAGCTCGTGGTGAAGAAGTAAGTGGCAAGGATTACTATTTTATGTCATTAAAAGATTTTAAAACGCACATTAAAAACGAGGATTTCGTAGAATGGGAAGAAGTCTACAGAGACAATTTTTACGGAACTTTAAAAAGCGAAGTAGAACGTATCTGGGCACTCGGTAAAAATGTAATTTTTGATATTGATGTAGCCGGCGGATTGCGCATCAAGCATAAATTTCCCGAAGAAACTCTTGCTGTTTTTGTAAAACCACCAAGCGTGGATGAACTCAAAAGACGATTAAAGGAACGATCCACTGAAAGTGATGACAAAATCAATATGCGTATCGCTAAAGCATCTGTAGAACTTGCAACTGCTCCACAATTTGATGTGATTATCAAGAACTACGATTTGCCAGTTGCTCTAGAAGAAGCGTATCAATTGGTGAAGGATTTTGTAAAGGATTAA
- a CDS encoding iron-containing alcohol dehydrogenase — translation MLNFELYNPTNLVFGKGQIEKLSTLVPQGAKILLAYGGGSIFKNGIHEQVINNLKGFEIIEFGGIEPNPHFETLMKAVDVIKEQNIDFILAVGGGSVIDGVKFISAAVHFEGNPMEILQKRLLIKDLSKVIPFGTVLTLPATGSEMNSGSVVTIQATQEKLAFGGSALFPKFSICDPTVIQSLPKRQLQNGVVDAYTHVLEQYLTYPHEGFLQDRIAESILQTLIQVGPEVVENPSDYALASNFMWSCTMALNGLIQKGVPSDWATHMIGHELTALYGIDHARTLAVVGPNLYRVMFETKKGKLAQYGKRIFNLTGSEDEIANEAIKKTVAFFHTMGMDTKLSDYTKEYDKTADFIVDRFKERGWLGLGEKQNITLEKVKAIVEMSY, via the coding sequence ATGTTAAACTTCGAATTATACAATCCTACCAATTTAGTTTTTGGAAAAGGACAAATAGAAAAACTATCCACGCTAGTGCCTCAAGGAGCTAAAATTCTTTTGGCGTACGGTGGTGGAAGTATTTTCAAAAATGGTATTCACGAGCAAGTGATCAACAATCTAAAAGGTTTTGAAATCATTGAATTTGGCGGAATCGAACCCAATCCGCATTTTGAAACTTTGATGAAAGCGGTTGACGTAATTAAGGAACAAAACATTGATTTCATTCTTGCCGTTGGTGGAGGATCTGTAATTGATGGGGTGAAATTTATTTCAGCAGCTGTTCATTTTGAGGGAAATCCAATGGAAATTCTGCAAAAAAGATTGTTGATTAAGGACCTGTCTAAAGTAATTCCTTTTGGAACAGTCCTTACATTGCCAGCAACAGGAAGCGAGATGAATTCTGGTTCAGTTGTTACTATTCAAGCTACCCAAGAGAAATTGGCTTTTGGTGGTTCCGCATTATTCCCAAAATTTTCTATTTGTGATCCAACAGTCATTCAATCGTTACCAAAAAGACAATTGCAAAATGGTGTTGTAGATGCGTACACTCACGTTTTGGAACAATATTTAACTTATCCGCATGAAGGTTTTTTACAAGATCGTATTGCCGAAAGTATATTACAAACCTTAATTCAAGTAGGTCCTGAAGTAGTTGAAAATCCATCAGATTACGCCTTGGCTTCTAACTTTATGTGGAGTTGTACCATGGCATTGAACGGTTTAATTCAAAAAGGAGTTCCATCTGATTGGGCTACGCACATGATTGGTCACGAGCTTACGGCTTTGTACGGAATTGATCATGCCAGAACGTTAGCAGTAGTTGGTCCAAATTTGTACCGCGTCATGTTTGAAACCAAAAAAGGAAAATTAGCACAATACGGAAAACGTATTTTCAATTTAACGGGTTCTGAGGATGAAATTGCAAACGAAGCGATCAAAAAAACAGTAGCCTTTTTTCATACCATGGGAATGGACACTAAATTGTCAGACTACACTAAAGAGTACGATAAAACTGCTGATTTCATAGTAGACCGCTTTAAAGAAAGAGGTTGGTTAGGATTAGGAGAAAAACAAAACATCACTTTAGAAAAAGTAAAAGCCATTGTTGAAATGAGTTATTAA